In Panthera leo isolate Ple1 chromosome B3, P.leo_Ple1_pat1.1, whole genome shotgun sequence, a single genomic region encodes these proteins:
- the LOC122222581 gene encoding LOW QUALITY PROTEIN: olfactory receptor 4K15-like (The sequence of the model RefSeq protein was modified relative to this genomic sequence to represent the inferred CDS: substituted 1 base at 1 genomic stop codon): MDQGNKSGVTEFILHSLSGSRELQLFYFAFFTLFYLSIVLGNLLIVLTVISEPALHTPMYFLLSNLSFIDVCLSTFATPKMIIDFLMEHKTISFEGCMTQIFFLHVFAGGEMMLLVAMAYDRYVAICRPLYYASIMSARKCTILVVGSWLTGVLHSISQLAFTVNLPFCGPNKVDSFFCDLPLVIKLACTNTFTFEVLMLSDSGLMAMTSFVLLLISYTVILASVRRHSSARMAKARATLTAHITVVTLFFGPCIFIYAWPFSSLPVDKVLSIFYTVFTPLLNPMIYTLRNKEVISAMQKLRTRHVHFXKSPR; the protein is encoded by the coding sequence ATGGACCAAGGAAATAAATCGGGAGTGACTGAATTTATATTGCATAGTCTTTCAGGTTCTCGAGAGCTACAACttttctattttgcattttttacacTTTTCTATTTATCCATTGTGCTGGGGAACCTCCTCATTGTGCTCACAGTCATCTCTGAACCTGCACTACACACACCCATGTACTTTCTGCTCAGTAACCTCTCCTTCATTGATGTGTGTCTATCCACATTTGCCACCCCCAAAATGATTATTGACTTCCTTATGGAGCACAAGACCATCTCTTTTGAGGGATGCATgacccaaatattttttctgcatgtttttgCTGGTGGTGAAATGATGCTCCTTGTTGCCATGGCCTATGATAGATATGTAGCCATATGTCGACCCCTGTACTATGCGTCCATCATGAGTGCACGCAAGTGCACAATCCTTGTGGTGGGCTCCTGGCTTACTGGGGTTCTGCACTCAATAAGTCAGTTGGCCTTCACAGTAAACCTTCCATTCTGTGGCCCCAATAAAGTGGACAGTTTTTTCTGTGACCTTCCCCTGGTTATCAAACTTGCCTGCACCAATACCTTTACTTTTGAGGTACTGATGCTTTCAGACAGTGGTCTAATGGCCATGACCTCCTTTGTGCTCTTGCTGATCTCCTACACAGTCATCCTGGCTAGTGTGAGACGGCACTCCTCAGCACGCATGGCCAAGGCGAGGGCCACCCTGACTGCCCACATCACTGTGGTGACCCTCTTCTTTGGTCCCTGCATCTTCATTTATGCCTGGCCTTTTAGCAGTCTCCCAGTGGATAAGGTTCTCTCCatattttatactgttttcacCCCTCTTTTAAACCCCATGATTTACACCTTAAGAAATAAGGAGGTAATATCAGCAATGCAAAAACTAAGGACTCGACATGTGCATTTCTGAAAGTCTCCCAGATAA